The Papaver somniferum cultivar HN1 chromosome 6, ASM357369v1, whole genome shotgun sequence genome segment TTCTATTGATGTGCTTTTTCAGATAAGTCTTCACCCAATCTTGGACAAAACCACGTACCATTTGATCAACAAAGATAGCCTAGCTATCATGAAGAAGGTGAGAATCTGccgttatttttcttttgttcgaGTATCATTTGCAGCTTTTGACAAAAAATTTACATATACAGGAAGCAATCCTTGTAAATTGTAGTAGGGGTCCTGTGATTGATGAAGTGGCTTTGGTGGAACATCTAAAAGAAAACCCAATGTTCCGTGTTGGTCTTGACGTCTTTGAGGTAAGGAAAGAATTTTAAAATAAATCATTAAAATATCATGATAATGTATATTAAtactaacaccatgtttgtttactcctgactcatctgagtcgtccgaatctgaatcatctggatctgagtgaaatcacctgactcatctggatctgagtcgatatgtttgttttgagtcagatctgactcatctgactcggaaataagtgaatcagtggtttggtcccatgagtcaggggtattttgttacctgactcaaatgagtccgagtcaggggttatgtctgagtcagaggtcgagtcagatctgactcaaaatggaaaacaaacggtctgactgctgactcggtccgagtcagggattgactcagattcagacgccgagtcagctgcaaacaaacaagttctaacTTAATTAAAATAATTCGTTTCTCAAAGTGTTAACAATAAAATATCGTGAAAGCATAATGAATAAAAATCTAAATAATATTTCTATTAGACGTGGATAAATATATTGTTAGCTACAAATAATATTTAGAATGTTACATATTTCGAAAAGTTTTGTATGTAAGCCCTAATTACTAGCTCCGTGTATGTGTAAATACTAATTTCTTTTTCTTGAGGTTTTTCTTTCTCCGTCAAATACTCCAACCCGATCCAGTGTTTCTTTAACATATACTAAGTTCCCCATAAAATTTTAGTAAACCTTGTTTAACTTTCTTCCGTTTATTCTTCTTTTGACGATTTTTTATTTAGATATATTACAATTAGATATTCAAAATATGAGATATCATTTCCGAAactttgagttaacttatattttCTTGTTCTTTGGTTTAACAGGATGAGCCATTCATGAAACCTGGACTTCGGGACATGAAAAATGCTGTTGTGGTACCTCATATCGCGTCTGCTTCCAAGGTAAAAGGAATTTTCCCGAGGAAAATATTCATAGCTCAATAATGCATGTTAAGATCCTCACCATACGTTATGTATTTCTTGAACTTTACAGTGGACTCGTGAAGGAATGGCAACATTAGCAGCATTGAATGTCCTGGTATGCCGTAGAAATTAATATTCAATATGTGACCAATTTTTTGCAGATTTTTCGGGTGTCATGATTTTCTTAAGCTTTTCTTGGTGTAAAATTGAAAGGTCATACTTGGTTCTTTCTTGGTTGTGCTCTGATAGGGGAAGATAAAAGGTTATCCAATTTGGTCTAATCCAAATCAAGTTGAACCGTTCCTGGACGAAAACTCCCCACCTCCATCTGCTTGTCCGAGCATTGTTAATGCTAAACCCCTGGGTAAAAATGAATGCCATCAGTTTCTTATATAATAATTCATCGTCTTTTTAGTGTTTTTGATCTTTTATTGATGATCTATTTGTAGGTTTAACTGCTTCAAAGCTCTAAGCAGATGGATTAAAGTCACATATGTGGAAAAGATTATAAACAGAAGATATGCTAGAAAGTTTGTCACGTACTCCAAAATGTTTTCATATGTTCAAAGGGAAGTTTATAACAGAAAATATTCATCTTTTGCGCCATACTGCTAATATTGTATTAAATACTTCTACCCTCAATTAGCATGTGTTGTGTATAAGAGTCATCACATTCGTAGAAGTAATCTCAAGCAAGGCTAAGCATGAGGTATTATTAGGTGTTTCGAATTAAATGGTGAAAACGTGCACTGTATTTGTGAATGATTCCCATAAATCTATACAAAAACTTCTACTTCCAAAGTCCAAGGGTGTTATTGTCTTTGTTTTAAAGATTTCTTTTGTACATCTATATCAACATTAGGAGCTTGACCCCGTAGTTTAGTATTATGGGCCTTGAGGACGAAGTCCTTATGATCGAATCTCCCCTGGTCCCACTAACTAATTGGGAGTTCTCTTGAATTTTAAAaagttctttttaaaaaaaaagaaagaaaaaaaagatttttcgAAACATTTATTGCCTCTAATTACGTGGTTAAAATTGACTAACTTTTGGTAACGTTTTATGACCGTTGAAAGATTTTTCATGATaatatttaaaaccaaaatattcTCTCATTAATTCGTATTTAATTATATGGCTATAAAAATCAGTTTTTGAGATCAGCTTTTCTCTGTTGGTCTTCTGAGAATCAAAATACCAGTGTTTGAGCAAGATTAGAAAAAGTGAAAGTGTTCAATCTCTCATTATTTGCGTGAGAGCTTgaaagagagtttttctcggATGTTCTATCATAAAACGAGGTTATGAAGAAATAACTGCTTGCACAAAATGTCTTAAAGAGAGGGTCCTGATCGTGACTCAGCCATCGTcttgtttttgtgtttaactTTTGTTCTGCAGGTGTACAATCAAAAATTGTCCAACAATATTCCTAATAAGGTCTCCTTTAACGTGATTTAAGAGGAAATGTTTTTGTTTTCGTTGCTCCTTTTACCCCTGTAAAAGTTCTCAAGAATCAACTGCATTTGAGCTACAGTTCTAGAGATATTAATTTTTAAGTATGTTGCAGACAGAGGGATCCATCATCCATAAATATATATGTTACTACCAAAAACGATCCCGATTATAAGAGATGGGTCTGATACTTAAAGAATCTAgatttggttcttaactgttttggaTCTTAAATTTGTAAATCCTCCCTTGGTAAAAGAAACGGTACTTGTCCGGTACTAGTGGTCCAAAGGCTAGGAGATGTCTTGAACCAGTAATGACTCCATCAGCCAAGAAACTCCGATGTCTTCATGATGCGACAACAACTCCAGCGCCGGTTCTGGATATTCCTAAACCCTCGAAGGATATGAAGTACAATGATTTATGTGTGGGTAACACTTTCAAAAGCAAGGGGGAGCTGAAACTTATACTTGCAATAGCCAaagtagaaagaaattttgagtacaAAGCTTTTAAATCCGACAGCCATAGGTTTATTgccaaatgcaaagacaagacatGCGAGTGGCGCCTGCGAGCAGTTCCCTTAGATTCTTGTGGGTGGTGGAAACTCACAGTTGCAAACGATGTGCATACTTGTGAAAGCAACAAAAGGACTGACCCTGAATTAAGAACCAAAGCGGCCACTACTGGAATTGCAGAGCTTTTCAAGCACAAATTCAAAGAACTAGATGCGGCATTTACGCCCAAACAACTGGTTAAGGACATAAAAAGAGATTCTGGAGTGGTTATCAATTACCGGCAGGGATACAACGCTTGCAAGCGTGGTATTGAGCTGATCAAAGGTAGCCCTGATGAGTCGTACCAACGCCTCGTTGGTTATAGTCACATGCTTGGTGCTCGTAACAAGGGTACTGTTACCGAGATTGTAACTGATTCGGATGATTCttttctatattatttatttGCTTTTGGAGTATGTATTGAAGGATTCAAAAACTTTTTCAGACCCGCATTTGCGGTTGATGGTACACATCTTACAGGGCCACGCCAAGGAGTTCTACTGTCAGCCGTTGGAACGAGTCGATCTATCCTAttgattttgatgttgttgattCAGAGAATAATGAATCTTGGGAATGGTTTATGAGAAAGTTAGTCGGAGTACTTGGCGATAAGTATGCTAtgaatgaagatgttgttgtggcaACAGACAGGCACCCATCGATCGGTAGAGCCATAAGGTTTGCATTTCCTTGTGCTAATCAAGTATACTGCATACACCATCTTTCAGGTATTTAACAAGACTTTATATACTATAAACACACGAATTTTGTGTTTAAATAGATTTGATGTTAGTTATCTGAATGGATACAACGTTAACCTTGATTTGTGTTAGTATAACTTATCAGACTGTAGGTCTTTATGTGTGCGTATCTAGATAGAGTTATGAAGTCAATGACAATAGCATCATATTGCATATAATG includes the following:
- the LOC113291348 gene encoding uncharacterized protein LOC113291348 — translated: MTPSAKKLRCLHDATTTPAPVLDIPKPSKDMKYNDLCVGNTFKSKGELKLILAIAKVERNFEYKAFKSDSHRFIAKCKDKTCEWRLRAVPLDSCGWWKLTVANDVHTCESNKRTDPELRTKAATTGIAELFKHKFKELDAAFTPKQLVKDIKRDSGVVINYRQGYNACKRGIELIKGSPDESYQRLVGYSHMLGARNKGTVTEIVTDSDDSFLYYLFAFGVCIEGFKNFFRPAFAVDENNESWEWFMRKLVGVLGDKYAMNEDVVVATDRHPSIGRAIRFAFPCANQVYCIHHLSVDLVPEMWARVKARTGRFTLMTTNACETFNSRIDDVKGIPIFHLVDYIRRFLMEWFCEHRQLARDRQDPLSQHARDIIKERWAVEKRFVACHVDGDEYEVDEGDYEEQHTVYLDRRSCTCKVFDYQHLPCPHVLAVCETYKIKEEGLCGEYYKTSVWRSMYEPKIYGVLSPETWDVPAEVAERVVLPPKTTPEVGRRSIKRKRSAIKKPRKKRACSRCHQTGHYANNKRCPKA